CCCTGCGATTGAATTTACTAATTGTAGTTGTAATTTCCCATTTATAGCTTGAGGCAATGGGATTTGATAGAGCCCTTGTTGTCGAGGCATTTTTGGCTTGCGATCGCAACGAGGAATTGGCGGCTAACTACCTGCTGGAAAATGCTGGAGATTTTGAGGATTGAGCTGAGAACTTTACCCAGTTGGATtcataggttttttttttaaatttagtttttttttttgtttttaaataattaattattattattgttttacaGATGAGTCTTTGTCAGCATCCTTGGTAGTGTATGGATTTACATAGTAAAACCCTGATAACGATTCCTTGAAAGTAAATTTTGAGAATGTGTTATGTCTTGTTTTAACTCTTGAATGTGCTTTGAATCGTTTATTGGCGCACCGTTTGTCTGGATAGTGGACGCAGTTGACTCATCCATCCCAGTGGCCTTGGCTCGGCCTAAACCATAAAAGAGCTAAATATTTGAAGTGGGATTATGACGAGATCCAGGTTATGTTCTAGGAGTTGATACGTGGGATTGCCACCAGTGCAATTCGCCTTGCAAATAGCTTCTTTTCCTGGCGCCATTGCTTCTACGTGGGTAGCCTTTTATTTGGGATGAAGTTTGTAAGAGAAGCTTTTTGTAGTCTTTAAATTTGTGTTTGAAAGGAGGTAGGGTTTTTAAAGCAGGGTTTTTCTTTGGTGGGGTGATACATTTTTTTTCATGagaatttttgaatattttaaaagatcTCTTTTTATcttaaacaattaaaaattattaagataaaaaattattttttagaaaatcttGCATTACTTCACCTTTTGTTTGAAATCTTGTTTTAGTCTCTCCTATTTATAACCAAGAATCCCTAGAATGCATCGTTTGTCAGTCTGTTCCTATGGGCAGTTACAAGCGTTAGGAAATGTAATCCTTTTATTTATTGGTTAGATAATTAtcattgtttaaaaaaattcaaacaacaaataatattttaagttgttgaaaatttttatgtaatccttttattaatattattgcttaaatgatatattatgcacataaaaaaatattaaactcaTTTTTTATTAGTCAAAAGATCTATAAAGAAATAGTAAGTATACAAGATATTGAAttccttttctttcaaaagtttaaatgttcaattttcTCATTTCatatctaaaattatattcgatttttaatattaaaattataatacatttaaaattacagagtatgaatttattttctttttaatttctaaatattatagTTATTATTTACATAAGAGAAGCGGAAAATACACGGCATTAGTTAATTAATGGTGTCGAAAAATATTATCAAACAATGAATAATACTTTAAGTTGATATTAAAATGATCTCTTATTCCATTATTATGGCTGAGAaatgtatataaaaattatggataaatgattttttttaatacattcttttaaaaaaattattatttaatctttataatatgaaaaaatttataaattaatcactCAACtttaaaaaatgcattaaaacatttttaatattttaaaaaatttattaattaatttttttaaattttatcgcTATAAATTTTActgtttaattcttataattttaaaaaatttattatatattaattatatcgaTAATGAAAATCAATGATATTATTATATACGGACCTATgagaatataattttaaaataaaaataaaatatattaaattttaagtatgttattttacataaatgtataaatttaaatatattatttatcatTTATCAAATTTCCTctagttaaaataataaaaatataatatataaatttaaatcaaatattaaaaattaaaacaataaaaatataatatataaatttaaatcaaatattaaaaattaaaaccataaaaatataatatataaattgaaatctaaaaatatgaaaattaaaatttaaagggcatatttttttatttaaatagttttttattataaattttaaaatttagctaAAGGTTTGTAATGATTTTATATATACAAaacattttttctattaaaatataatataattatttttaaattatatttactaGTATAGTTTACTGTATTAATTActttcattttatatattttatgtcGTGgccttatttaataatttaattttataatatttatatatatttaaatttaaatagatattTGATAACTATCTGTAGTTGATAGTCAAAGTTGTGTAATTAATACCGGctgattaataataaaaaatgactaaaattttaataataccaataaaatttatataatatgtaAGTAttagttatcaataatttaaaatataaaatataactaaaagATAGATATAACGAGCGTTAAAATTTTGTAATCAATTACATatgcttttaattttatttatttatttattttaaatttaattttttaaataattttacacacatatatatattaattgcatttaaaattttcatgttaagtatattaatattttaaaaataaaaaattttaaattaaaaaaaaatctccttttaaataaaaaattcataaaaagaaattaaattaaatttttataaaattttttatttcagtcaGGAAAATTATCTGAATTTAATCACCGTCCGTCctgtatattaattttttaattccttTTTTAAGGCATAGCAATCAGCAAAGAGTACAAAGCAATCTTCAGTCGAGGAAAAGAGGAAACTTGAGATATTCTCTCCGGTTGAGTGTGAGTGACTATCGGCGCACAATGAACATTGAAGGTTAATAGCAGATGAAAAGGACGATTGTCGCAGTTTTCCTTCGTCGCAATTTAAGTCATACAGGAGATTGGGTTGAGTCTTGTGACCATAGAGAGGTCCTGAGATCGTGATAGAGTTCACTCTAACTGCCTTCCAAGTTCATGATAAGCTAAATTTCTTTAGAAAGATGCATATCATAGCTAATCAACTCTAGAATCACATGATGTCAAGGCTACCCGCAAGATTCCCTCCTCACCAGAGCTTCAAACTGATCAGAATTTGCTTGGAATCCGGTGACTTACAACGTGCACTCTACTTACTCGATAAAGTTCCTGAACCGGACCTCCGTACGTGGACCATTGTAATTTCAGCTCACATTCAACATGGGTTCCATAAGAAAGCCATAGAAATCTACGCTACATTGCTGGGTCGCAATATAAAACCCGATAAGTTATTATTACTATCAGCTTCGAAGGCATGTGCTGCGTCTGGTGATGTTGTCAAGGCCAGGGAAATACATAATGATGCAATTCGGTTTGGGTTTAATAGAGATCTCTTGTTGGGTAATGCATTGATTGCTATGTATGGTAAATGTAAATATGTTGACGGAGCAAAACGGGCTTTTGATGATATAGTGGTTAAAGATGTGGTTTCTTGGACTTCCATGGCTTCTTGTTATGTCAATTGTGGTATGTTTAGACAAGGTGTGATGGCTTTCAGGGAGATGGGGTCAGATGGGATTAGACCTAATTCATTGACGGTATCATCGATCTTACCTGCTTTTGCTGATTTGAAGGAGTTGAAGTTGGGAAGAGAGATTCATGGGTTTGTTCTGAGGAATGGAATGGAAGGGAATCTTTATGTGAGTAGTGCACTTGTGAACATGTATGCCAGTTGCGCGAGTCTTAGACAAGCTAGACTGGTATTTGATAACATGTCTCAGCGAGATATTGTATCGTGGAATGTGATATTAACGGCCTACTTCTTGAACAAAGAATGTGAGAACGGACTTGCTTTGTTTTACCAAATGAGAAAGGCAGGCATCGAGTTAAATCATGCTTCATGGAATGCTGTAATCAGTGGCTGCCTGCAGAATGGTCAAAATGAACTGGCACTGGATACATTTAACAAAATGCAAGATTCAGGCTTCAAACCCAATCAAATCACGATTGTTACTCTTTTACCTGCTTGTACAAATTTGGAGAACTTAAGGGGTGGAAGAGAAATTCATGGTTTTGTCTTTAGGCATTCTTTTATAGAGGACACGACGATAACAACAGCTCTAGTTTTGTTGTATGCGAGGTGTGGCGACTTGGAACATTCAAGAGAAGTCTTCAACATGATGCCAACAAAAGATGTTGTTGCTTGGAACACAATGATCCTTGCAAACTCTATGCATGGGAATGGAGAAGAATCTTTAATGCTTTTTCACAAAATGGTGGACTTGGGGATTAAACCCAACTCTGTTACATTTATAGGCGTCTTGTCTGGATGTAGCCATTCTAAGCTAGCTGACAAAGGCCTTCAGATTTTTAATTCAATGACTTCTGAATATGCAATTAAACCTGATGAAGATCATTATTCATGCATGGTTAATGTACTAAGCCGTGCTGGTCGCCTGGAACAAGCCCATGAGTTCATCCAAAAAATGCCTGTAGAACCAATAGCTAGTGCCTGGGGAGCACTACTTGGAGCTTGTACAGTGTACGAGAATGTGGAGTTGGCGAGAATTGCAGCCGGTCGGCTATTTGAGATTGATCCGGATAATCCTGCAAACTATGTTTTATTGTCTAACATTTTGTTTACTGCCAAAATGTGGGTTGAAGCTTCAGAAACTAGAAAAATGATGAGAGACAAAGGACTTGGAAAAACACCAGGTCGCAGTTGGGTTCAGGTAAAAGATAAAGTGTACTCTTTAGTTGTTGGAGATAAAGAGTAATGAACAGAATGACAAGATCTTTAGATTTTTGGAGGATATAGGTGAAAAGATGAGATTGACTGGGTATCAGCCCAACTCTGATTTTGTTCTGCAGAATGTAGAGCAAGAAGAACGAGAAGAAACGTTGTGCAGCCACAGTGAAAGGCTGGCAGTTGCTTTTGGAATACTGAATTCAAGTGGGAAATCATCTATTCCAGTGTTTAACAATTTGAGAATATGTGGGGACTGCCATAATACCATCAAGTTAATAGCCAAGATTGTTGACATGCAGATCATTGTTAGAGATTCCTTGAGATTTCACCATTTCAGGGATGGGTATTGTTCTTGTCGTGATTTTTTGTGATATTCTGATGCTGATGCTGATGCTGATGCAAAGTAGTCAAAAAATAAGATTGAAGACTTGAATGGAATGAGATCTttcaaattattatcaattttatccttttttttttcgtgACATTAATATAAGAATAATGTGATAATTCTGATAGTTGTTAACAGCATAAAgtaaaatacaattaaaataactttaaaaaattatgatttaattacttaaaaaaatatatagcatagctgcaataaaattaaaattacataatttttttattaactcagACTTGAATATCACTCGTACATAATTCAAGGAAGAAATCACCGAATTccattcttttttaatgttttaaactaattaatatcAAACCAAAAGTCTGGGTAAAACTTCAGTCCTACTAATCCCCAATTGATCAGTGATTTACCATCACCAATAATCCAGAATCAGCCTCTTACATATCATGGTCATGGTGCCAAATATAAGGTTTATTGTTCTTTTCAATAAGATTTTACATGATTACGAAGCTAATGACAGTTTACATTCCAATGTTTGTGATCTGGTCTAAACACACCGCTGGGCAAATTTCCCCACTCCATTTCGTGATTCATGAAAGGAATAAAGACTTGTTTTCTTGACGTTATAGACATCATTCATAGAGATTCCGTTCTACAAGTAACTCTAGAACTCGTCATTACATCATCACATATACACAATAACTTGAACCCCCTGAATAATATCTTGTATCACCCAGAGGAGACTTAGAACTCCCTGTCCGGGAACATAATAGGAGCAACCAGAGACCAAACGTAGAGACCTGCAGTTGCCCAGCCTGTAACAATCCGTACCCATACAGATGCCCACCCCACATCAACTAGCTTTCCACTTCCCCCAACTGATGTTGACCACCCAGTCAAAAGCATAGCCGAATACATGCTAGCAAGAGAGAAGATGATATGGAAGAAGGCATAAGAATATGCGACAGGTTTAGATTTCTCCTTCTCATCATGCTCTGCTTCGGTCTTGTCCAATGGCAGCAAAGGTTTCCCTGCACCTCTCCcaaacaaagaaaataaaatcatcAGATCTCAACAGAAAAACCACATGCATGCTTGGGAGGAAAACTACAGCAAGATAACCCAATACACTTAGTGGAATGTGTCATTTcccttttcataaaaaaaatttagagaaaattGAATTATTCAGTTTCCTCATCTTGTTTAGCAGAAATTTTAGACAATGAACAGATGGTTTCAGGCAACAAAAGATTTTGTTCAAATAAATTTCTGAAGTTACCTGCACGGGGTGAGCTCGGTGGGGAAAGAAGGGTAGTAGAGGACCCAGCACGTACAGCTGAATAGACAACTGATAGAACAGTTGTGAGCAGGCCAATGGTAAGGGTGCCAGTAGAAACAGCTTTTGAATGTTTGTGAAGACCATTGCACTCGTATTCTCTTGGTTCACTGGCAAGCCCACTGTAGCACAGGTACATGCAGTAAAAGGATATTACAGATGCTGGCAAAATGCTACCACTTACCTGTTTTCCACCAAAAAGATGGCgcatgagataaaaaaaaaatgcagcTATGCACTAGGCAGAAATGTAAAGaacaacatatcatcacaaACTTAAAAATCACAGTATCCCTCATACCAAGAGTCAACAAATATACAGTTATCAACTTGGAAAGTGAGCAAATTAATGCTATTAACAATAACAATTCAAATTTACCAAATATGCAATTAAGAGTACATGTTGGTACTCTACAATTCTTGATGGAACTCATCATCAAGAACAAAAGATCTTGTGAGAAGATGCAGATGATTATGTTATATTTCTGATTCAGGTTGCCTGTAACCATGATGAGCATAGTTGCATTCTTGAGAACATTATCACATCCAGTATCATAGTATCAACAGTAGAAACCATGATATTACATCATTgcttgtaataataatatgtgagTTGTGCTTTGACTTATCCTTTGTTTGCAAAGAGTTAATCAATTCAGAACTCTTTCTGCACCTGCTTCTGCAAAACATATGGAGGGGTGCCTTCAAATGCAATAAAATTGACAAAGCTTCAAACCATCCCATGATTGCAAATGTCATCTATTTTAGAAGTCTAATAGAAAGCCTGGACAAAAAATTAGCTGAACCACTAATCTTAACAGATCCTAACCATACTATCATACTTCAGAATACACTCATTTCAATTCTAGTTTTTGTCAACCCTTCTCAACCAATTAGTCTTTCAGAACATAGAAAGAATCACAGGTAATGAGGTAACCATTGGAAATGTTGGGGTATAACCAATTGTATCCCTGTGAATATTTCCATGAAAGCTGAAAGTACTTGCATCTTTTCTGAAAATTTTCCTATTCTCCACCAGCACAGCTCTGATGTTTGAAGCTCACTGACCTTAGTCCTTAGTCCTAGACTATCAAAACAAATCACTATATGTATAGATGCATTGCCATGGTAGCATGAACTGCATCCTACAATCGTTTCTTCATTCATTCAAATGCACAAGAGGTATACAaaatgatcaacaatcataatTATTAGATGTACTGGTATGCGAAAGTATAAACTCACAGCAGGGTGAAGTGCGACAATGGCAAAAACAAACACGAAAATTAGGGTCATGACAATAAAGAAAGTGTTTAATCCACAGTCCTGTCCAGATGGTGTAAACCAATGGAAGAGAAATCCTGAGAAGACAAATGTCGCCAAATAGCACACAAGCGAGACAACAAGTAGGGCAGCATACCTGCATGAGTAAGATTGCAAAATAGGCACGGCTCAAATATCTCATTGCATAAACAGAAAAATGCATTAGGAAAACCAAAGGTTGCCATGGCATATTTAAGGTAAGTTAAACTAACCAGAATTTTTCATCATATCCCACCCACTTGTCATTCCATCCATGTACAAAATCCAACAAGAGCACAACTTGAACAAGAAGAAACAAACCTGAGCCAAATTTTGATATTGATTCTGCATATAAAAAGTATAGCAGTCAGCAATAACCCTAAAATTTGAAATGACATTCATGGAAGAAACGGATAGGttaatcaaaaccataaaaacaaaattaatagACAATGCAATTGGAATAAAGATGGCCAAAACTGATTACCATAGAAGCTGACGATTTCATTAGGAACGAAAAACGTGAAGATCACCAAAATGAACCAACAAATAATTTTCATCATCCATCCACCATGATGCAAACTGTCACGAGGATCCTTCTGATTTTTTACACCAACCATTAGAACAGCTAGAATAGTAAAGAACAGAAAATTTCCCAAGCTAACACGCAGCACTGCATCAGTTTCAAACCATTCCCTATTGGGTGTCTTATGAAAGTGATTGATCCCTGCATTAACATCcatatgaaattataataatcagTTGAAACTATCTAAAAATGTATGCAGCAGCTCATTGACCATAACAAAAGCTCATTTTGATAAATCATTTGCTCTCAGGGCTATCATCAAATGTAAATTAGTAAACTTGAAGAAAACCTACACCAACTCAGATAGCAGAAACCAtagcaaatattttttaatgatccACAAAATTGGAGGCCAAAAGACTTACAAGGCAACTTCTCCATGAGAGGAGCAGCAACCTCACGGAGAATCCATGAAACAATCAGAGACAGAGCAAAGAGACCACAATAAGCAATCCTGGCGGATCTCCTGCTTATTCCAGAAACCACCGTGCGGCACGCATCACAGGCGCAGGCTGCACAGCAAGACGCAAGGCAAGAAGCCGCCCACATCTTCTTCAATAGTCAAGCAAACGAATTTCAAATCTAAACACAATTGATCATCATCAGCAAATGATTATGCAACCAGAATCAAAACCCTAACTAGATGTATAACGATAATCGCAGTAATGATAGGAGAAACCTAATTGAAGATAAATTCCTTGGAAATCAAAAGAAACTGAATAATGAGAATGAAAAGTTAGATTGCACATACCTATTTGAAtcggagaaagaagaagaaaagatgttTGATCACAAAAATGAAGCACAATCGAGAAGAACAATTTGCAGTCTCGAGCGGTGAAGAAAGACTTTCGTGCCTTTTTTTCTTGTAATAATCCGTCATTcgcttgattaaaaaaaaaaatatatatatatatataggtcaTTGGTCAATGCCAGCCGTTGATTTCCTACTTTTAGCAGAACAAACCAAACAAATCAATGGCCGATATAGCTAATtcttttttaatgagtttttaattTCCATAATTCTCCTATTGTTTCTTATTATTAGTACGATAAATTACCAGTAAATGATTAAATTTTGGCAAAGGCTTTATTAAGATGATGAAAAATCAGTTAAAAGTCATTTAAATTTCAATCGAATAATATgagcaaaatttttaaattttattttaaaactttaatatttagtttacaatataatttaaatttgaatttattaaaaaatataaaaataacttaCTTCTTTTCTCattaatcaaacactaattttaattttctcatgtcttttaaattatacaaatcataaaaaatgctaaaaattttaaaattacaataaattatttatatattttttaaaataaacctaataaaaaccatgaaaatataAGAATCATTAACGGTAaaagtaataatatattaaaaatttaaatttaatttccttATGTAGatctataatttaaattattataaaaaatctctcataatttttttattagtttaatatGACTTTGGTTGTTTCTATTACATAgtaaaagtatatttttaagGTTAGAATTTGATGCTTAATTAAAgacataatatttaaaaaaaatttcaaaggaGAGTTTAAggtgaaaatttaatatttaattatactcACAAATTTAGTACGACgatatatctgaataaatatgaaaaatttttaaatattttaattttattttaattatttttaaataaaataaaatattttaaaaaatataattattttatttactttgaagacacaactaaatttttaatatagaaatttattaatctcctttatttttaaatatattcaattaaataataaaaaataaattatgtttttaaaacCATGGCAATACCTAACTTGAAGGGTTATCTTAActtataaattgatttgattattttataaattttaaaaataagttgatttgtgtatttatcatattttttaaaatttataattttaaattataagttaaaaaatatattgtggATAACCTTTTTCATTCTAATgcttataaatactaaaattttaaattgatttgatcaattaagttattatattacttttaattaattttaatttttcactatATACCTTATTTCAATATtgtgttttaataattttaataataaatatgcttataattatttgttattaaatGATTTATGAGCCATTTATAATTATCTTAActaaatatgtaaattatttaaaaatttaaatgtttttcaAACCTaactaattttgatataaattaaaataaatatttttttaacacttTGTCACGAATGAGTTagagtaaaataattttttttaaagtaaggtTTATTTTAGGATTTTGCaaatattttaaagatatttttagattttaaaaggAAAACTTCACCATCTACCAATCTATTCTATGCCGAAtacaaatttaaagttttttaaaCCTTAAAAACcctcatttactttaaaaaaaaaaaaaattcctcttGGGTAAATGGATGGAGAGAGAGGGGCTAGTTTTTGGAAGAAATTATAAGATGGGAAGAAAGtctctaattttaaaaattgatggcATGTCTGTTTATTATGTCAAACTTCAGGGATTAAAAAAGTAAGTTTTCCTCGTTAAAAATAAGCCTAATGTCGCTTTCCGTTGGCCTAATCTGAGTAATACAGTGGATGGTCTGCCTGGCCATCTCCTCTGCATCACAGCCGAGACACGCGGAGAATACCCAATTACATAGAAAATTTTAGTTCCCATCTCAACAAAATTGCGCAGAAAGCAAAAGGAAggtaaagaaaaaggaaatattTTGATCCTTTATCTCACTGTGAGTCCCTTTCTCTACCTCTGTTTCCTTCCTTCAGATCTGAGCAAATTCACCCTGGTTTTCTGGTTTTTGTCTTTCGTTTTATTGTTTTTCTGGTCTCTTGTGGTGGGTTTCGTTGAATGTGATTTCTTATTATAGAAGTGTTTGATTGTTTCGTGCACTTTGGTTTCTCTTAGATTTTTTAGTGAAAGGAAACCAATAGATGATCTGTATTTGAATGGGAGAGAGACAGATCTAAAATCTGGAAATGGGCAAGGTTGTAGCTGAAAGGTCAAAATCTTAGCTTTTTGCTCATATGAAGGTTGGCACTTAGCAACCGTAATTATTTAAGCAACCAAATTATAAAGGCCAATCATTTATATATACACCTGGTGGATAGATAATTCTGTGAAGAAGGGTTCCAAGTCATAGATAATGCGGCGAATTTCAGGTTGCAGAAGGATAAAATCCCCTCAAACGGAAATTGCTTGGTCTAAATTTGATCCATAAAATTTTTGGCAATTTTGTTTTGTAGAATCACCTAAATATTGTTTGAACAATCAGAACTACACATTTTGGACTGTTTGCCAAAAAGAAAGAGGAATTAATTTAGTCTATTGGTGCTatgttttagaaaaatattttctttttgttgttTTCCTGGGGCATTTTACGCATCCTCTTTCTTTCTACTTATACTACTAGGATTTGCTGGTGtacagtttttcttttttctgggCCATATTGTATTACAATTTTGAATTGAAGCATAGATGTGGTGGAGTCCATTAATGAAATTAGACATTCCTTGGGGTCGGACCAACCATTGGTATAAGGTTGgaactaataaattaattaattagcttATCTCTCTTATGAACCACTTTGGTTCTATGTCTGCTTTCAATGTGGGACTCTCAACATTTCTCCCCTCAAATTATGCACTTCCTGTTAACTTGAAGGTGCTCATGTTCTGTGGGTTTTCTGTTAATGTTCAGTGTAGTGGAGAGGTATTGGAGTTTAGTTTCTCAACAGTATGTGGGCtgataattaaaagtaaaaaatatatatcataaGGAATTACATTATATTTTAGACTGTTTGTGTTTTTCAATTCCTGCTTTATCTTATGATACTCTTCATGGGTGTTTTTACTTGGGAATCAAAGTTGGCTAAAATCCATCAGTCAATAAATGGCCTGCATGTTAGGGTCTCATTATTTTGCTAGACATTGATGAATGATTAGTGATCTCTTCTGATTGCCTTAAACTTTACCAGGAAGCCTTGAAGCTTAGTAATTGATTTGCTTTGCTGAAGGTTATCCAAACTTCCCCGCTTAAGCCCTTTGTTTCAGCTGAAGAAGCACTAGCTTGATAAGGGCTGATTCTCCCCTATTTAATTCCATTTCTTCAGTAGGATCTCTTAGTTATTAGCATGTTGAAgccaatttttttttccattaactTTTTATGGCATCTCTAATCAGTAGATTGTGAATATTAGTTGCTGAAGACTTCCAGGGATATAATTTTGTTTACATACCAGTTGCTTGATGATGCTTACATAAGTAGTTTGCCCTAAGTTGTCTCCATTCCCCTAGTTTCTGAAGCAAGCTATTAGTTTgcttgttttttaaaaattgaagttCACTCATGGATTCGCACTGAAAGCAAACCTGCATTAACTTTCCATGAAACAAAAACCTTgcattacattttattttagctaataataataataatataatcccAATATTGATTTCCCTTCAATtatgtattataaaattttgttttcaaTTGTCTTTCCATTTGtcaaactcaaaaaaaaaattgttgtgATTTTTCAGGTTGGCCAAGGAAATTTAGAATAAACGGCTATGGTTCTGGATAACATTTTATCATCTCCTCATCGGAAGTCACCTTCTTTCCGGAAACAATTCCCACGTGATGAGTTGGGTAGTTGGTCAACACTCGTTCAGAGGCACCGTTTCCTCTTAACAGCTTTGGTTCTTTTGGCTTTCCTATGCACCATCTATCTTTACTTTGCTATTACTTTAGGCGCAACTGCCACCGGATCATGTTCTGGATTGACAGGAAAACAGCAAGCATTATGTCGCATAAAAGAGGCAAAGGCTTCAGTCAAGGGGAAAATGAAATTTTTCTAGCACATAGACAACAAACTATTCTCATATTGAGGGAATGCTTGTGCTTGTTATTGGTTACTGTATACATGACACATACCAGAATTTGTCTTGGAAAAAGTTTGATAACATTGAATCATTATCATTAATGTGAAGATCATTTTGTAGTTCCCCACTATTTTCATCACCTGCTGCATTTTTGTTTTCCCTTTCTAAATGCCATGCGATTTCATCTTTTGAGGACTGTTAGAAGTTGAGATTGTGGAAGTAAATGAAGCCTCTGAAGGGTTTGGTTCTATAATCTCAGTAAACATCTATACTAATATACTAAAATCCGCGGATGATAGCATTTTTTTTAACAGTGTCATGAACAGCATTTGCATTTACAGTATTTTCTCCATTATgctccttcaaatctttcatggttgtGCCTTAGTACATTTTTCTTCCTCCTTTGTTTTCCTCTCATCCAAACATAgcataaactttttttttaatcaaagaaCATAGCATAAACTATGAGGGGTCTCTTTTATCCATCCTATGCGCCAAAGATTTagcattgcatgttttaagataGTGGGCGACAT
This sequence is a window from Manihot esculenta cultivar AM560-2 chromosome 4, M.esculenta_v8, whole genome shotgun sequence. Protein-coding genes within it:
- the LOC110613792 gene encoding uncharacterized protein LOC110613792 produces the protein MVLDNILSSPHRKSPSFRKQFPRDELGSWSTLVQRHRFLLTALVLLAFLCTIYLYFAITLGATATGSCSGLTGKQQALCRIKEAKASVKGKMKFF
- the LOC110613581 gene encoding probable serine incorporator — its product is MWAASCLASCCAACACDACRTVVSGISRRSARIAYCGLFALSLIVSWILREVAAPLMEKLPWINHFHKTPNREWFETDAVLRVSLGNFLFFTILAVLMVGVKNQKDPRDSLHHGGWMMKIICWFILVIFTFFVPNEIVSFYESISKFGSGLFLLVQVVLLLDFVHGWNDKWVGYDEKFWYAALLVVSLVCYLATFVFSGFLFHWFTPSGQDCGLNTFFIVMTLIFVFVFAIVALHPAVSGSILPASVISFYCMYLCYSGLASEPREYECNGLHKHSKAVSTGTLTIGLLTTVLSVVYSAVRAGSSTTLLSPPSSPRAGKPLLPLDKTEAEHDEKEKSKPVAYSYAFFHIIFSLASMYSAMLLTGWSTSVGGSGKLVDVGWASVWVRIVTGWATAGLYVWSLVAPIMFPDREF